The following coding sequences lie in one Plasmodium sp. gorilla clade G2 genome assembly, chromosome: 11 genomic window:
- a CDS encoding beta-catenin-like protein 1, putative: MQGEEYSDDEEVDVEEILKQAENIECVDESSIKKIGVLLKKKKTKNERDRMEYPEEPEKWVSSEVDLDEILVNLKNLSVCTNLYKSMIDSDIFGEIIDLLNHPNNDIVIEVIDIIKEITNPSNIYELDKELNDIMIQYLNKKKLCHFLINVLDKINEEENDEYYNAMTSILNILDNIFELENDLQNDLLKNSKLLFFLLNRINNEIKSDDSNSLYASEIFVLLILRINQFSQNVYDDFYYIISIFNPILKYISKYKDKDPESINKKEILLNYFQALGNLLLLNKNKNVFLNTIGFELMLKLLSERKFLCFPSLKIFAILLNDNESCNKFIEMNGLKYLFCLFMLRDIKKQNHMNVFEFEENIIIIISNLCLFCTGTFQGRVLNKFGEKKCEKIIRLLEIRQKYHEVITKDKKKKQKNKNQVNDNLKKMNIQIDEDSKKNLEYIELCDKGYLIYQLTDVILIALFYMNNTYVCNNIFIHLYTRNIDIQSIYENILDFLDCLDDEDLDEKLNDMLTHFLTSSKESNLFL, from the exons ATGCAAGGTGAAGAATATAGTGATGACGAAGAAGTGGACGTTGAAGAAATTCTAAAACAGGCGGAAAAt ATAGAATGTGTTGATGAAAGCAGCATAAAAAAAATCGGAGtgcttttaaaaaagaagaaaacaaaaaatgaaagagACAGAATGGAATATCCAGAGGAACCTGAAAAATGGGTAAGCAGTGAAGTGGATTTAGATGAAATATTAGTAAATTTGAAGAATTTAAGTGTATGTACAAACTTATATAAAAGTATGATAGATTCAGATATATTTGGGGAGATCATTGATTTGTTAAATCATCCTAATAATGATATTGTTATAGAagttattgatattattaaagaGATTACTAATCcatctaatatatatgaattagaTAAAGAATTGAATGATATAATGAtacaatatttaaataaaaaaaaactatgtcattttcttataaatgtattagataaaataaatgaagaagaaaatgatgaatattataatgcTATGACATCTATTCTTAATATtttagataatatatttgaattagAAAATGATTTAcaaaatgatttattaaaaaattctaaattattattttttttattaaatagaattaataatgaaattaaaagTGATGATTCAAATTCACTTTATGCTAGTGAAATTTTTGTATTACTCATTTTAAGAATTAATCAATTTTCTCAAAACGTATATgatgatttttattatattatatctatttttaatcctatcttaaaatatatttctaaatataaagataaagatCCTGAaagtattaataaaaaagaaatcttATTAAACTATTTCCAGGCCTTAGGAAATTTATTActcttaaataaaaataaaaatgtatttctAAATACAATCGGATTTGAGCTTATGCTTAAATTATTAAGTGAAAGgaaatttttatgttttccATCTCTTAAGATTTTCGCTATCTTATTGAATGATAACGAATCatgtaataaatttattgaaaTGAATGGActcaaatatttattttgtctaTTTATGTTAAGagatattaaaaaacaaaatcaTATGAATGTATTCGaatttgaagaaaatattataatcattatatcAAATTTGTGTTTATTCTGTACAGGCACATTTCAAGGAAGAGTACTCAATAAATTTGGAGAAAAGAAAtgtgaaaaaattataagacTATTAGAAATAAGGCAAAAATATCATGAAGTTATAACtaaggataaaaaaaaaaaacaaaaaaataaaaatcaagtaaatgataatttaaaaaaaatgaatattcaaATTGATGAAGATTCTAAAAAGAACTTGGAATATATAGAATTATGTGATAAAGGTTATCTAATATATCAACTAACAGATGTAATATTGATAGctcttttttatatgaataatacatatgtttgcaataatatttttatacatttgtATACAAGAAATATAGATATACAGtctatatatgaaaatatattag attttTTGGATTGCTTAGATGATGAGGATTTAGATGAAAAGCTAAATGACATGCTTACACATTTTCTAACATCTTCAAAAGAATCAAatctatttttataa
- a CDS encoding protein phosphatase PPM2 produces MGAYLSSPKTNKESLDGGNLEFDPSRYGLSCMQGWRKNMEDAHICYNNLKLNEIEEDVSIYGVFDGHGGPNVSKWISYNFRRIFIRCLKEANEEMIKKNMKRSENYKLKLIKLTLEKTFLKLDEEMLLSENQEKLKKYSVPTQENEEESDTRENYIYSILNDIISKNISIKAIEKDGKRCLQVVYNKDGSPVEEGNTDGSVTSSLNQEQQENNQLYEDGSDDNNNNNNNNNNTSPNLYATNGENVLTSDENYDSSNLNLDDNNNGSNMLKKDDASSDILTATTSTNDMKDEDKKNNYLHENNEHMKKENNNCEENGEQNKQVNGMSSYNKALIEGTMDETMDEKGLLNINDIKTNNILIDNNNNNNDNSNNNNDPSVFSSTYAHHCNNKEGGVNDYLNNEENNETNNIKRLKKDMCNDEKVNTQNDIKEEDKMINMETYMNEASDGVKSELTYDNLKCMEEQEKNGEIEQGINNVIDHFQGNNLLNNDNTSGNINSYTNDDIPNNVSLQGYDNDGIIQNRNNGDEGNNVDMERLAYDEASANVIDNNINNDLNEEEEDDENNNNDEETGEDDCNGVYSSEELRLFENYYSNDYEDNIAYSCGSTALVAVILKGYLIVANAGDSRAIVCFNGNSLGMSTDHKPHLQTEEARIKKAGGYIANGRVDGNLNLTRAIGDLHYKRDPFLPQKDQKISAFPEITCVTLTPEDEFLFLACDGIWDCKDGQDVVGFVKTRLEKFEEIADDPNNSLDNTENSEHMKTNNNSDQNNKLTNIDQNNINNEQENILNTSNNDFLKNENLLNENNMDNINMHEKSDKEQDLDLERDQDKYDAPPVIERKKYEKFNKLSQICEELCDECLSNNYKENDGIGCDNMTCLIVQYNPEYKTHTEKKFLNIDDIE; encoded by the coding sequence atggGTGCTTATTTATCATCACCAAAAACAAATAAGGAATCTTTAGACGGAGGAAATTTAGAATTCGATCCTAGTAGGTATGGTTTATCGTGCATGCAAGGATGGAGAAAGAATATGGAAGATGcacatatatgttataataatttaaagtTAAATGAAATTGAAGAAGATGTTTCTATATATGGTGTTTTTGATGGACATGGTGGTCCAAATGTGTCTAAATGGATATCTTATAATTTCCGTCGTATTTTTATAAGATGTTTAAAAGAAGCTAATGaagaaatgataaaaaagaatatgaaaagatctgaaaattataaattaaaattaataaaattaactcttgaaaaaacatttttaaaattagaTGAAGAAATGTTATTATCTGAAAATCAGGagaaattaaagaaatatagtGTACCTACacaagaaaatgaagaagaatcTGATACAagagaaaattatatatactctatattaaatgatataatatctaAAAATATTAGTATTAAAGCCATAGAAAAAGATGGAAAGAGATGTTTACAAGTTGTTTATAACAAGGATGGTAGCCCAGTAGAAGAAGGAAATACTGATGGTAGTGTCACATCATCGTTAAATCAAGAACAACAAGAAAATAATCAGTTATATGAAGATGgtagtgatgataataataataataataataataataacaatacaTCTCCTAATTTATATGCTACTAATGGAGAGAATGTTTTAACAAGTGATGAAAATTATGATTCATCTAATTTAAACttagatgataataataatggtaGTAATATGCTTAAAAAAGATGATGCATCATCAGATATTTTAACTGCCACTACTTCCACAAATGATATGAAAGATGAAGacaagaaaaataattatcttcATGAAAACAATGAACAtatgaaaaaggaaaataataattgtgaAGAAAATGGTGAGCAAAATAAGCAAGTAAATGGTATGTCATCTTATAATAAGGCATTAATAGAGGGAACAATGGATGAAACTATGGATGAGAAAGggttattaaatataaatgatataaaaacaaataatatattaatagataataataataataataatgataatagtaataataataatgatccTTCAGTGTTTAGTTCTACTTATGCACAtcattgtaataataaagaaggtGGTGTAAATGATTATCTTAATAATGAggaaaataatgaaacaaataatattaaaagattGAAGAAAGATATGTGTAATGATGAGAAAGTAAACACACAGAATGATATAAAGGAAGAAgacaaaatgataaatatggaAACGTATATGAATGAAGCAAGTGATGGTGTAAAATCTGAATTAACttatgataatttaaaatgtaTGGAAGAACAAGAAAAGAATGGAGAAATTGAACAAGGAATAAATAATGTAATAGATCATTTTCAaggtaataatttattaaataatgacaatacaagtggaaatataaattcttATACAAATGATGATATTCCTAATAATGTTTCATTACAAGGATATGATAATGATggaataatacaaaatagaaataatgGTGATGAAGGAAATAATGTAGATATGGAAAGATTAGCATATGATGAAGCTTCAGCTAATgttatagataataatataaataatgatttaaatgaagaagaagaagatgatgagaataataataatgatgaagaaaCGGGTGAAGATGATTGTAATGGTGTTTATTCTTCTGAAGAATTGAGATTATTTGAGAATTACTATTCGAATGATTATGAAGATAATATAGCATATAGTTGTGGATCAACAGCATTAGTAGCTGTTATATTAAAAGGATATTTAATTGTAGCTAATGCTGGAGATTCTAGAGCTATTGTATGTTTTAACGGAAATTCTTTAGGTATGTCTACTGATCATAAACCACATTTACAAACAGAAGAAGCTCGTATTAAAAAGGCAGGTGGATATATAGCAAATGGTAGGGTTGATGGAAATTTAAATTTGACTAGAGCTATTGGAGATTTACATTATAAAAGAGATCCATTTTTACCACAAAAAGATCAAAAAATATCTGCCTTCCCAGAGATTACTTGTGTTACATTAACACCAGAAgatgaatttttatttcttgcATGTGATGGTATATGGGATTGTAAAGATGGTCAAGATGTTGTCGGTTTTGTAAAAACCAGACTTGAAAAATTTGAAGAAATTGCAGACGATCCAAATAATTCTTTGGATAATACAGAAAATAGCGAACATATGAaaactaataataattcagatcaaaacaataaattaacaaatatagatcaaaataatataaataatgaacaagaaaatattttaaatacatCAAATAATGATTTccttaaaaatgaaaatttactaaatgaaaataatatggataatataaatatgcatGAAAAAAGTGACAAGGAACAAGATTTAGATTTAGAAAGAGATCAAGATAAATATGATGCTCCACCTGTTATtgaaagaaagaaatatgaaaagtttaataaattatcacAAATTTGTGAAGAATTATGTGACGAATGTTTatctaataattataaagaaaatgatggTATTGGATGTGATAATATGACATGTTTGATAGTGCAGTATAATCCAGAATATAAAACACatacagaaaaaaaatttcttaaTATCGACGAtattgaataa